In Meiothermus ruber DSM 1279, the following proteins share a genomic window:
- a CDS encoding ABC transporter ATP-binding protein produces MNLSTNQLYLGYDGRLVVEDLNLSIAQGQISVLIGPNGCGKSTILRSLARLLPPRQGSVLLDGKMIQHLPTKVVAKKLAILPQMPQAPEGLSVEQLVWFGRYPYQSTLGGRTKSDREAVEWALAQTGMTVFASRALETLSGGQRQRAWIAMALAQQTPILLLDEPTTYLDLSHQLEVLQLLVRLNREEGKTVVMVLHDLNQASRFAHQLIVVNGGRVVAQGVPEEVLNEQILREVFGLKAHFLRDPETGRPYCIPYALARKEPLIVDERVEEKA; encoded by the coding sequence ATGAATCTATCCACCAATCAGCTATACCTGGGCTACGACGGACGCCTGGTCGTCGAGGATCTTAATCTTTCCATTGCACAGGGGCAGATCTCGGTCTTGATTGGGCCCAACGGCTGCGGGAAGTCCACCATTTTGCGTTCCCTGGCCCGGCTCTTACCGCCCAGACAGGGTTCTGTGCTGCTGGATGGAAAGATGATCCAGCACCTTCCGACCAAGGTGGTGGCAAAAAAACTGGCGATACTGCCCCAGATGCCACAGGCCCCCGAGGGCCTGAGCGTGGAGCAGCTGGTATGGTTCGGACGCTACCCCTACCAGTCTACCCTGGGCGGACGCACTAAGTCCGATCGAGAAGCGGTGGAGTGGGCCCTGGCCCAGACCGGCATGACGGTTTTTGCCAGCCGCGCCCTGGAGACCCTATCGGGGGGGCAGCGCCAGCGGGCCTGGATAGCAATGGCCCTGGCCCAGCAGACCCCTATTTTGCTGCTCGATGAGCCCACCACCTACCTAGACCTCAGCCACCAATTGGAGGTGCTGCAATTGTTGGTGCGGCTCAATCGGGAGGAAGGTAAGACGGTGGTTATGGTGCTGCACGACCTTAATCAGGCCTCCCGCTTTGCTCATCAATTGATTGTGGTGAATGGGGGCCGGGTGGTGGCCCAGGGCGTGCCGGAGGAGGTGCTGAACGAGCAAATACTCCGGGAGGTATTTGGCCTTAAGGCGCATTTCTTGCGGGATCCCGAAACCGGCCGGCCTTACTGCATTCCCTATGCCCTTGCACGTAAAGAGCCTCTAATAGTGGACGAACGAGTGGAGGAGAAAGCATGA